From Micromonospora sp. NBC_01699, a single genomic window includes:
- a CDS encoding ABC transporter permease — MSATTEAAPVAVSRRTGPLELGLRQGRLELRQFLRSRESVVFTMLFPVVLILIFASIFKGEIGGGVKFTQYFVTGMIATGLLTVGFQSLAIQIPIERDRGVLKRLRGTPMPKWVYFAGKTVMVAVIGVAETVLLLAVAVLLFDLRLPDTATKWFTFGWVSALGITACTLCGIAFSSLARSGRSAPSTVTPVALILQFISGVFFVFTDLPTWMQQVAAIFPLKWMCQGLRSVFLPASFGAQEPAGSYELGRVALVLGVWCVIGLVLCLRTFRWTSRRDG; from the coding sequence ATGAGTGCCACCACGGAAGCCGCCCCGGTAGCGGTGTCCCGCCGGACCGGCCCGCTCGAACTCGGTCTGCGTCAGGGACGACTCGAACTGCGACAGTTCCTGCGCAGCCGCGAGTCGGTGGTCTTTACCATGCTCTTCCCGGTCGTCCTGATCCTGATCTTCGCGTCGATCTTCAAGGGCGAGATCGGCGGCGGCGTCAAGTTCACCCAGTATTTCGTCACCGGCATGATCGCCACCGGCCTGCTCACCGTCGGCTTCCAGAGCCTCGCGATCCAGATCCCGATCGAACGCGACCGAGGCGTCCTCAAGCGCCTGCGCGGCACCCCGATGCCGAAGTGGGTCTACTTCGCCGGCAAGACCGTCATGGTCGCCGTGATCGGCGTCGCCGAAACGGTCCTGCTGCTCGCCGTCGCCGTACTGCTGTTCGACCTCAGGCTGCCGGACACCGCGACCAAGTGGTTCACCTTCGGCTGGGTCTCCGCGCTCGGCATCACCGCCTGCACCCTGTGCGGCATCGCCTTCTCGTCGCTGGCCCGCAGCGGCCGCAGCGCACCCAGCACGGTCACCCCGGTCGCCCTGATCCTCCAGTTCATCTCCGGCGTCTTCTTCGTCTTCACCGACCTGCCCACCTGGATGCAGCAGGTCGCGGCGATCTTCCCGCTCAAGTGGATGTGCCAGGGGCTGCGCTCGGTGTTCCTACCCGCCTCGTTCGGCGCCCAGGAGCCCGCCGGCTCGTACGAGTTGGGCCGGGTCGCCCTGGTCCTGGGCGTCTGGTGCGTCATCGGGCTGGTCCTCTGCCTGCGCACCTTCCGCTGGACCAGCCGACGCGACGGGTGA
- a CDS encoding 3-hydroxyacyl-CoA dehydrogenase family protein — MAGRLAVIGAGLMGSGIAQVAALAGWQVTLRDLDDAATRRGLDGIRGSLERFASKGRIEAGEVDATLARITPTTELDAAADADLVVEAVFERLELKQEVFRELDRICRPDAVLATNTSAIPVTQIAAVTDRPESVVGTHFFSPVPMMQLCELVRGFKTSDETLATVRAFAEEIGKTCVVVNRDIAGFVTTRLITALVMEAVKLVESGVVSAEDLDTACKLGFGHAMGPLATTDLTGADVLLHATQNIYTDTGDTKFFPPELLQRMVTAGELGRKTGQGFYSY, encoded by the coding sequence ATGGCGGGTCGACTCGCGGTCATCGGGGCCGGACTGATGGGTTCGGGCATCGCACAGGTGGCGGCGCTGGCAGGTTGGCAGGTGACGCTCCGCGACCTGGACGACGCGGCGACCCGGCGCGGACTGGACGGCATCCGTGGCTCGCTGGAGAGGTTCGCCAGCAAGGGCAGGATCGAGGCCGGCGAGGTCGACGCGACCCTCGCCCGGATCACCCCGACCACCGAGTTGGACGCGGCGGCCGACGCCGACCTGGTGGTCGAGGCGGTGTTCGAGCGGCTGGAACTCAAGCAGGAGGTGTTCCGCGAGCTGGACCGGATCTGCCGGCCGGACGCGGTCCTCGCGACCAACACCTCCGCGATCCCGGTCACCCAGATCGCCGCGGTGACCGACCGGCCGGAGTCGGTGGTCGGCACCCACTTCTTCTCGCCGGTCCCGATGATGCAGCTCTGCGAACTCGTACGCGGCTTCAAGACCAGCGACGAGACGCTGGCCACCGTCCGCGCCTTCGCCGAGGAAATCGGCAAGACCTGCGTGGTGGTGAACCGGGACATCGCCGGCTTCGTCACCACCCGCCTCATCACGGCCCTGGTGATGGAGGCCGTCAAGCTCGTCGAGTCCGGCGTCGTCTCCGCCGAGGACCTCGACACCGCCTGCAAGCTCGGCTTCGGGCACGCCATGGGCCCGCTCGCCACCACCGACCTGACCGGTGCCGACGTGCTGCTGCACGCCACCCAGAACATCTACACCGACACCGGCGACACGAAGTTCTTTCCGCCCGAGTTGCTCCAGCGCATGGTCACCGCCGGTGAACTGGGCCGCAAGACCGGGCAGGGCTTCTACTCGTACTGA